The Balneola vulgaris DSM 17893 DNA window AAGGTACGGCCAACATAATGATTACGGATTAAGCCGATATCATACTTACATTCCTTGCCCATTTTTAAGTTCTCGTTGGCATAACCAATGGCCGCTGTATTACTCGAATCCGGAACGGAAATAACAACCGGTTTTTTATCGGCATCCATGTTGGAAACTACTTCATCAATTGGGTGCTCTTTGGCTAAAGCTTTACCAAGATTACGACGAATCTTATCTACCATCTCCCCAAAAATCATACTATCTGGGCGCGAGAAGTATACATATTCAAAAATACACTGACTTGTTTGGGTACCTGCTTTAGGCTCTATGAAATACGATTTCACTTCCCCTTTCTCGGTAGCTTCTTTATCAATTACTACAACTTCACCTGGCTCGATATCACGAATGTATTCAGCGTCGTTGATATCAAAGGCACACGTTTCACTAGCTACACAGAACTTACCATCTTTCTTGCCCAAGGCTAATGGTCTGAAACCATTTGGGTCGCGAACTGCAATCAATTTATCATCGGTAAGAAGCACTAAACAGTATGCACCTTCAATTTGATGAAGAGCATCCATGATCTGCCCCATCTGATCTTGTTTGATACTATGCGATATCAAATGAAGAATGAGCTCTGTATCGGAGGTACTTTGGAAAATCACCCCTTCTTTTCTAAAGCGATCACGAATTTGCTTAGCATTTGAGAGGTTCCCATTGTGACCAATGGCGATGTTCCCACTACGATAATGAACTCTAAATGGCTGGATATTCGCTGGGTTTTTTGAAGAACCCGAAGTTGAATAACGATTGTGACCAATAGCTGAACGACCTTTTAAAATCTTGTTCATGATTTTTGGCTTGTTGAATACATTCAACACAAGTCCAAAATCTTTGTATGAAGGCATGATATTTCTGCCTTTTTCTTCGTCGTAGTAGCTAGTTACAATTCCAGCCGATTCTTGGCCGCGGTGTTGTAGAGAGTGCAGACCATAGTACGTGGCAAGGGCTGCTTCAGGATGATCAAAGATCCCAAAAATGCCACAATACTCGCGAGGTTTATCGCTCATTAATAATGCTCCGAATTTGATTGATTCTTGAAGTGTACTAAGATAACAAATGATAATCGGAATTTTGAATTAGATATGGTTTAAACAAAACTTCTTGATGTATTTTTTCAAACATAGATTTTAAGGCCTATTTCTTAAAGCTATATTTCCTATTAATGAGGCAACTAACTATACTTGACGAAAATTTAAAAGTGTGGATTTATGGCAACAAATGTAGCAGCACCTGCTTCTTCAACTTGGTATAACACCAATTGGATTATTGATAAAAAGACCGACTTAATTTGGTTTATAGGTGGTGCCTTAGGCGGGTACTTACTCATGTTTATGTATGCCGGGCTAGGCTGGGATATGGTAACTATTTGGTTTTTCTGGGTAGCATTTATCGACAGCCCCCACTTCTTTGGAACTTATAGCCGCACTTATCTAGACAAGCAAGAATTCAAACAACGTAAGAAGTTGTTGCTTTGGAGTTTACTGTGGTTCCTAGCAGGCCCTATTGCTATCCTCTCTGCTTATTTGCTGTACAACAATGGCTCTGCTAACTATGAGACCCCATGGATTCTTTTTACTACCCTATTTGGGTTATGGGCTTACTGGCACGTAGTTCGTCAACATTATGGCTTTCTAGCTCTGTATAAGAAAAAGAATAAAGAAGACGTTAAATGGGATTACTACCTAGACTCTTCTCTTCTTTACACAGGGTTGTTACTCCCATTTGTAGTATTTATCGTTCGATTTCCAGAAACGAACACCCTTATTGCTCCCGTTTTAACTTCCATTGAAAGCACACTTGGGATTTCAGCAGTTCAACTAGTATCGGTAACTACACTCTCTATTATTGGCACCTTAGCCATCGTGTATATCGTGCGTCAGGTAGTACTTGTGCGCCAAGGTAAACATGTAAGCTTACCAAAAGCATTGTTCTTATTAGCTGTTATACCCTTGCATATTTTTATCTGCTATTCGGATGCGGTATTAACAGCAGGCTTACTTGGATTCGGTGCTTTCGTAACCATCTTTCATGATTTACAATACCATGCAATTGTGTGGTTCCATCACAAAAACAGATACAAGAAAAGCAAAGACCCAAGTAAGTTTGGTTGGTCGGCTAAACTTACCAAATCGCTCCCACGCTATATCCTAACCGCGGTTGCTATGGGGGTCATCTTCCGAGTTATTGGTTGTACCTTTGAAGTACACCCGGGCTGCATCCCCGTTATGATTACCAGTAAAAAAATGATGTTTGCTGACTTTGGAACCGATCGATTACTGCAAGCACTATTATTAGGCTTTGCACTTCATCATTATTTCTTAGATCAGTTTATTTGGAGAACAAGCAAAGACAAAGAGCTTGCCAAAGATCTTAAGATTAATGATTAAGAGCTTTTTGGAAGTTTAATAATGAATGTACTGCCTTCGTTTTCTTTTGATTCGAAAGTCAAACTTCCATTCATACGTTCAACAAATTCTTTACAGATACTAAGCCCGAAGCCACTCCCTTTTTCTTGAGCAGTTCCTCTTCGGGTTTCTGAAAAGGGTTTGAATAAAGTGTCTCTCATGCTTTCTGGAATCCCTATTCCCGTGTCTTTGATGCTGAATCTAACCATATTATCATCCTCAGAGTCCTCAATGGATTGAATAAATATATTCCCTCCCTTTGGGGTAAACTTAATCGCATTCGTGATTAAATTACGTACCACCAATCGTAATGCGTTGCTATCTGCAAGTGCATTTGTAACGGTATATTGTTGATGTACTTCTATATTCTTGGCTTCAATTTGAAGAGAGTGATTATCAATAACTCCTTCCACTACCGGCTGAATATTTATGTTGTCGATGGAAAGTTTAACACCACTTAATTGTTCACGTGCCCATGCGAGCAAGTTCTCCATCGTATCCACATTCTTCCGCATAGTAGGCTCAATATTCTTCACCAAATCCTTAATCTCTGATAAGGTGAGATGATCAGAGTTAATGAGATAAAGCAACCCTTGCATGGACGATAATGGAGAGCGGAGATCATGAGAAATGATGGCAAAAAGCTTGTCTTTCGTTTTACTTACTTGTTCAAGCTCCTCTTTTTGATTCTGTAGTTGAGCATTCAACTCTTCCATTTTTCGAGTAGCTCTATAACTCTGAATCAGAAGTATAAAAATGAGCGCAATCACAATAGATGCCGCTAAAATCAATATAAATTGTATTTCTAAACGAGCCTCTTGTTCATGCTGTTTTTCCTCAAGCAGTCGATTTAACTCTGTTTGCCGATCTAACTCCAGCTCACTTCTAAATTCCGCAATTTTACTATTCGACTCTACTTCCTTAAGGCTATCATTTACATGAACAAACTCTTCATAAACAACCAATGCTTCATTATAAGCCCCATTTAATTTATATGACTCATATAAATACTCTCTTGCATCTTGAATCATTGGCAAACTGCCTATCATTTCAGCTTGTACATAAGCTTTTTTGAGCCAATCAATCGCTTTTGGGTAATCTTTTTGAAAGAAATATAGCTGGCCCAAGCCAAATTGATTGAAGTAGATCCCTTGTGGAATATTTAATGTAACACAATACTCTAACGATTCACTTAAATACTCATAGGCCTGATCATATTCGCCCATATCTACATATAGCTTTCCCATATTGAATAGAATCTGATAGGGCGGGATATTTTGGCGGACCTTTTTATGAAGCTCCAATGCTTCTTTGTACAAGGATTCTGCTTCCGAATATTCTTCTTGACCTGTTTTAGCATTGGCCAGGTTCATCAAGATGCGTAATCGCTCGCTATCAAGTTCTTTTTCTTCAACGAGAGTTAGCGCTCTTTCTAGGTAAAAGACCGCTTTATCAAATTCTTTAAAGTTTGTATAGCTATCACCGAGGTTGTTTAACCCAATGATCAAAATGAGTGTATCTCCTGATTGTTCAGCAAAGCGTAACGAAGATAAATAGCTTTCGAATCCAGAAATTCTATCCCCTATTTTCATATAGGAAGAAGCTCTGTTCATCGTGATTCCTGCTCCCATTCTATCTCTACTTTCAGCAGGTACGCGATCTAAATATTTCTCAGCTTGATTGAAAGCGTTAATAGCCTCAATGTTATTCTCTCTATAATTATAGGCTACCGCTTCAAAATTATGCATCCTTGCGCGGTACTTACTTTCAGGATGTGTAAGGATAAGATGTTGGATAAGGGTTTCAGCAGAATCGAGTAGTTTTTCTGTGAGGTAGGCATCAACTAAAGTCAATTCAGACCTTACAATACCATCATCGAAATCAATCTCTATAGAAATGGATTTTGCTTCTCTAGCCTTCTGCTTGGCTAGTTCTATATTCCCTTTATTAATCTCATTGGATAACTCATCCAATAAATTCACTACATACGATGTATCTAGCGAAGCATTGTGCTTCACTGATTGTGCCATTATCCCTGTTGAAATGAACACGTACAGCAATACCACGAATGCAATTCGTAGCACTTTCCTCATTATTTTCCCCTTAGCTTTTTTGAAACCTATGTAATAATAAGGATTATCGTTTAATACTCATCATTCATTAATAGAATGTCTTATTTCTTATCTAAATATTACAACTCCATAAAAAAAGCCCTCCAGAACTTCTGAAGGGCTTTTATAATTGAGTAAATACAGGAGCTTAGTTTTTTAAACTTGCTTCTAATTCAATATTCACCGCTTTTAATGCGCGCGAAACTGGGCAAGCATCTTTAGTTGCTTCTGCAATTTTCTGAAACTCCGACTCATCCATGCCTGGCACATCGGCAACGGCAGTCAACTTGATTGTACTTATGGTTGGTGCACCATCAACTGTTTCTAGTGTAACTACCGCTTTAGTATCTACACTATTTGATTCATGGCCTGCCGAATGAAGTTCATTTGATAGAGCCATCGAATAACAACCTGCATGTGCAGCACCAATCAACTCTTCTGGGTTCGTTCCTTCCCCTTGCTCAAAACGAGAGGCAAAAGTATAGGAGCTTTCGAATGCTCCACTTTCTACTTCTACAGTTCCATTTCCACTTTTAAGATCTCCGTTCCAAACGGCGGATGCTTTTTTATCTGGCATAATTTCCTCTTTTAAATTTTTGGTTATTCTGTGGTCTTAACAAAGTCCTATGCTTTGTCATTCAATACATTGCTTACATTCTTGTAAAAGGTATTAATTCTCTTCGTGATATCGAGATATATGGACGATTCCGAATATTGGTCCGAATACTAATATCCAGAATATATACGGACTTTGTGTAGACGTCCACAGTGAATTGATAATTTGAATGCTCACAATAGTTAAGGCGAAACCAATACTGTTCACAATGGTTAAACCGGTTGCTACATAAGCGGGATTTGAAGATCGAGTAACGAGGGTCGAAAACTGTGGCGAATCTGGGATGACGAAAATTCCCCATATAAACAGTAGCAGCATAAATAGTATTGGACTTCCGACAAATGTGAAGGGGATTAGAAAGCCACACAATCCAGACACCACTAGTGATATCAATGCTACTTTTCTACTTCCAAAGCGATAGGCAAAATAACCACCAATGGCACAACTCACGGCTCCTACTCCAATTATTAAAAAAGAATACAGAGATATTGACCATTCTACTTCGGAATGAAGTTGTATGTAAGCCATCAATAATACAGGAATAAATGCCCAAAAAGCATACAATTCCCACATATGCCCAAAGTATCCAAATGCTGCAGAGCGGAAGTTTTTATCTTTGAATGCTTCAAATAACACTTTTGGTGTAAACACCCCGCCTGTACTTCTAAAAGGTCCATTTGGTACGGTTAGGAATAGCAATATCCCTCCTAATGATGCAAGAATAGAGGTTCCAGCCATTACAAACTTCCAAGGCCAGTCACTACCCAGAAACTTTAATAAATGAGGGAAAGCGGTACCTAACACTAATGCCCCTACAAGATAACCCAATGCTTTTCCTAGACCCTTCACATGCCAATCAGCAGCAATTTTCATCCCCACTGGATAGATACCAGCTAAGAAAAATCCTGTGAGTACTCTTGCCGTAATTACTTCAGAAACACCTGTTGCCCATATACAGGAAAAATTGGCCAAGGATCCCGCCAGCGCACAAAGTAGAAATACCTTAACCGGTGAAAAACGATCCGCCATATTTAATGCTGCAAAAACCAGCGTGCCCAAAATGAAACCAGCCTGAACTGCCATTGTTATAAATCCTATAAAGGATTGGTCGACCCCTAGTTCAGTGATTAAATCTGGTACCACCACGTTCCCTGCAAACCATAAGGAAGTCCCCGCAAATTGTGCTATAACGATTACAGGTAAAATGTGGGAGGGGATTCTTTTTTCCATAGCGCCAAAGAAACGAAGAGAAGATGTGAGATGCTATGGTGTAATGATCTTATTTCCTTTCCACTCATCGGTTTCTTAAATGCCACATAGCTCCATCGAGCGGATTGCCCGTCCGATGGATGACCGAGCTACCAGATGAATTCAAAGCAACAAAGACCCACCATCGATCCGATGGGCAATGCATCGGATTGTACTTAGCTAGATTCGGAAGAATGCTTAACTCCCCTCTGGAAGGCCGGGGAACCCCATCGGGCGGATTACCCGTCCGATGGATGAACGAGCTACCAGATGAATTCAAAGAATCTAAGCCTCCATCATCGATCCGATGGGCGATCCATTGGATCATGCTAGCTGAATTCGAATAAAAGCCTAACTCCCCTCTGGAAGGCCAGGGAACCCCATCGGGCGGATTGCCCGTCCGATGGATGACCGAGCTACAAACTAAATTCAAAGCAACAATGCCCACACCCATCGGATCGGCCATTGCTCGCCGAAAAAATAAAACCCATAAAAAAAGCCCCTTAGATAAATCTAAGAGGCTTGAAAATGAGCGAGAAACGAGACTCGAACTCGCGACCCCAACCTTGGCAAGGTTGTGCTCTACCAACTGAGCTATTCTCGCTTTTCAGTAAATTTCCTTCCGTTCCCGAAAGGGCCACAAATATACGACCAAATCAGATTATATATCAACCCTTTTTACAAAGAAATTTCTTTTATCGACCCAAGTAGCTTTCCAAGGAACTTATTGCCATAAATTCGCTCCACATGATTCATATCTGCTATAATTACTAATAGCTGTTTACTACGTGAAAAAGCTACATTTAACAATCGTGGAACACTTAAGCCGTTCTTCGTTTCATCAAAAGGGCGAACGGAATAATGCCTTAGGCTTCCATTTTGTAATTCACCACTCATCACAGTATCAAAGATAATTACTTCCTTCTCTCGTCCTTGAAAGGTGTGAATGGTACCTACTTCTACATAACGATAGCCTTCTTCCCGCAAATGATTGCGCACAGTATACACACTACTGCGGAAGGGAACTATCACCCCAATACTGTCGTCGGCATACTTTAGAGTGAGTTTTCGTACGCTTTGCTCAATCAATTTAAGGTGCACATGATTACTTGGTTTAAAGCCACGCTCTGTTTGATCTTGCTCTATATGTGGTCCATACTTCGATGAGTCTACCAAAGCCACCGAACTACTTCCCTTTCCTTGTTCTTCGATGATCGCACCATTTTTCAAACGGCCATCATAAAAAACAGAACTGATTACCCCAGCGAGGTCGGAACGAAGGCGATATTGAGTATCAAAAAAACAGGTAAAGTCAGGGTGATCATCATGCCATTCAAATAACTGCTCGGTCGTTTCGGCCCCTGATACAAAACTGAATATGTCTTGTTCGAGAAAAGCCCGAGCATCCGGATCGTTATTGAGTGCAATGGGTGGCAACTGCATAGGATCGCCTGCAATGATCAGATGTTTCTTACTCTTGGCTGCCATCAGTAATAAATACGGGATGCCTGCCATTGAAGCCTCATCCACTACTACTGCATCATAGCTGATATTAAAAAACAGCTCCGAGGTGCATACTTTGGCCATCGTGGTTGCTACCAATTGCTTTTTCTTTAGCTCGTAACGTTCATTGAGACTGAGCAGTCGATCGATTTTATCTTGTAGAACTTCTACTCCACCTTCTCGATCCACTTTTTCACCCAATAGCTGGCATTGTAGATCCAATGATTGCGGTACTTCTTCACCGTCCACCATCATCTCATCTATCTTTTCTTGAAGGGCATTGTATTGATCTAAAGTTGTACTTAATTCAATGGCTTGGGCTTTCTTGCTATCTAGCTTCTTCTTCACCTGATGCTCAAACAACAACGACTCCAAACGGTCATCCTCAAGAGCTGCATCTCCAAATCGAGTTGTTTGCTGTAAGTCAAAATCAGGATCAATTTCCTCTAGTGCCTGCACGGTATTTATCAAACCAACATCCACCGCTCGATTGGTATTAGAAACAAATAATACCCGCTTTTCTTGCTTCAATAAGTTTGCGGTAATAAACCCCAAAGTGGCCGTTTTACCAGTACCTGGAGGTCCCCACACGTACAATATGTTATTTTCAACGGCTTTTTGAATCGCTTCTGTTTGGGAAGCATTTCGAATACCATCCGTGCTTATAGCTTGATCCGACGACTTCATTTCGAAACTATGAGCGGGTTTCAAAAGTGCTTCAAGTTGTGGGACTTCTTTGGCCTTATCCTCTAAAGTCATTAAATGCTCTTCCATCTTCTTGAGCACAAAATCATTCTCCCATTCCAGATACACTTCATCGATAGCTGCGCCACAATCTTCAGGGAATTCCAACCAAATTTTCCCGTCTTTAAATTCCAGCTCCGTCACTTTGAGTTCTTTGCTATCTAACTTCGCTCGAATCTCTTCTGCGAAACGCAGTCCGTGGTTATTCGTCTCAAACACATATACGTAATGTGAGCCTTTGCTTTCTCTGGCTCCATTCATGAGCACATCATTAGACGGGGTTTCCCTAACTGCTTCAATCTCTTTCTGAATGGCCGAAATGGCTTTGGATATCGTTTTCTTAATCTTCAATGAATTCTCTTTTCAACGGTAAAACCGCTTATCAATCTTTCTATTATTGATCCCACAACTCAGCGCGGATCATTTCTGCACTTCGATCAGCTAATCTATAATCTAATCGAATTCTATTTTTTATAGGTACCTTTTGCTCCACGAGCCGAGCACTCCCTTGGGTATAGAGAATTAAATCGGTATCTCTAACGAATAATGGTAGTGAGCGCCCGTAAATACTTCCAGCAACAAAGGACCCTTCGAATGGAATAGATTGCTTTAATTCGTTTATGATTTTGGGAATACTTTCTTCATCAGCGGTAACTAAGCCGATAGTTTGAATTCCTGCTTGTTCACTAATTTGGTAAAGGATCTCAGGGTCGTACATATACACAATGGGTATAATCATTATGGACTCTGACAGACTTCGAAATTGATGCACAAACTTTATAGGTACAAATAGCGCATCGTACTTAGCAGCATTATCATACTCGTCTAAAGAAAGTGTTTTACTTTTAACACCGATTTGTTTTTTGATAGCACTGGAAAGCATCGATGCCATTTCATTATTCTCACCCACACTTGCACACGATTGAATACGATCAGGCCATTCCATAAAGTCCAATTGCTCTTGAAATAGGATCTCTATTTCTGCATCATCTAGGCCATAACCTACCAATTCTTCAACGAGCGATTGTATTTTCTCTCCACCAATTTCCAAACGCTGTGCCTTATCAAGCATAGGAGATTGACGATTCACTACAAATCCGCGGCCAGGCTCACTAGTTATGAGTCCTTCATCTGCGAGTACGTGATAGGCTTTTCGAACGGTATGAAAACTCGCTTCTAGCTGTTGTCCCAACTCTCGAGTAGATGGCAATACCTCTCCTACCTGAAATTGCTTAGTGGCAATCATCAGTCGAATTCGATCCGCTATATACTTGGCAGATGTTTTCAAAGCCTCACTCCTAAAAACACAATTTTATAATCTCAATAAAAGTAATCATGCTACTTATTTTTGTAATAAAAACTATTCTTTGAAAAGTTAGTCATCCCCTCTCTAGAGGGGTTGGGGGTGTGTCAACCTTGTTTAATTTCTCAAATTCTATCACATACTCCTCAATGGCTCTTAAAGCATCTCTATTTTCAGGATATATATCAGAATCCTGAAACCTTAGTACTGCTATTCCAATGCTATTTAGAAATTCTTCATTTTGTCGATCTTTAATTTGGGCTGATTCCTGATTATGAGACACACCATCAACTTCAATGGCCAGCATTAATTCCTGACAAAAGAAATCAACTATATAATTCCCAATCGGTTTTTGGCGATGAAAATCATACCCAAAACATTGTTTACCGCTCAGAGAATGCCATAGAACTCGTTCAGCTTTAGTAGCATTATTACGAAGTTTTCTAGCAAGTTCTTTAAGCGCCGGGTTATATGGTATTATCTTTCTTCTTGGCATTCTAGCTTAATATAGCTTGTTATCAACTTCTGACACACCCCTAAATCCCCTCTCTAGAGGGGACTAAAAACAAAGTGATTAATGAAGGTTGTAATTAGAAATATCATAGTAAGTGGAATGATCTTATCATTGATTTTCGGAATTACTCAGATGGTTCAATTACAAAATGCAGTAGGCAATCCACCTTGGGGTTTCATGTTCTATTGATATTAGCTTTGATAAAGCATTTAAAAAAGTCCCCTCTAGAGAGGGGATTTAGGGGTGTGTTAATTCTTGATTCTGTTTCAGTGGTCTACAAGTTTTTTCAACTCTGTTAAAAGCATCAACGCTTCAATAGGAGTCATTCTATTTGGGTCGGTCGCTTCAAGTTTATTAAGAACCGTTTCTAGCCTCGGATCTACATGAGTGGCAAATAAATTCATTTGCTCCACTTCGTCCTGTTTTTCGATTTTTGAAGATAGATTTTCAGCCGCCGCTTTTTTATTACCAGCCTGTTCTTCAATCGCGCCATTTTTATTGGTGATATCTAAACTGTGGCTTTCCAAATTCTTGAGAATCACTTTAGCTCTATCAATCACCATTGCAGGTAAACCAGCCATATTTGCAACTTGAATCCCATAACTATGATCGGCACCCCCTCTAACTAGCTTACGTAGAAAGATCACTTTCCCTTCATGTTCTTTGACCTGAACATTGAAATTTTTGATGCGATCGTACATTTGCTCCAACTCATTCAACTCGTGATAATGCGTAGCAAATAGCGTCTTTGCGGCTACCGATGATTGATTATGTAAATACTCAGCCAGCGACCATGCGATACTTAATCCATCAAAAGTACTCGTGCCTCGCCCTACTTCATCTAAAAGGATTAGAGACCTTGGAGTGGCATTATTTAAGATATTCGCCGCTTCATTCATTTCAACAAGAAACGTACTTTCGCCTGCCGCCAGATTATCTGAAGCTCCCACTCTAGTAAATATCTTATCCACCATTCCAATAATTGCTGATTCAGCAGGCACAAAACTTCCCACCTGAGCCATCAATACAATCAGACCTGTTTGACGTAAGATGATAGATTTACCCGCCATATTCGGCCCAGTAATAATCATGATCTGCTGATCACCATTACTCAATTGAATATCATTTGGGATAAATGGTTCACCAAGAGGGAGTGACTTTTCTACTACAGGGTGCCGACCTTTTACAATGTCTATTTCCTCCGAGTCACGAACATCCGGCTTGGCATAGTTATTCTTAAAAGCTACTTCAGCAAAACATTGAATACAGTCAATTTCGGCTAGTGCATGAGCAATCTGTTGTATTTCATCAGCAAACTCAGCTACATACAATCGAACCTCTTCAAAAAGCTCAAACTCTAAAGTTTTACTACGCTCTTCCGCTGATAATACTTTCTCTTCAACTTCCTTTAGTTCAGGAGTAATGTAACGCTCGGCATTTACTAGTGTCTGCTTTCGAATAAAATGCTCTGGTACTTTATCCTTATGGGAATTGGTTACTTCAATGTAATAGCCAAATACCTTGTTATACCCAATTTTTAGTGATGGTATTCCGGACTCTTCAGACAGTTTATCCTTTATCTGAGCTATATACTTTTTGCCATTTCTTGCAATATCACGGAGCTCATCTAATTCTTGATTGAAACCCTCTCGAATCATGTTACCATCACGAATGCTAGCAGGAGGCTCATCATTTAACGCTTTGTGAATGCGTTCTTGTAATTCAATCATCAGCTTCAATCGGCCAGAGATATCCGCTAATAGAGGATCTTCCGTACCTGAAAATAAACTTTTAAGCTTGGGTATTTGAATCAACGACAGCTTTAATTGAACGATATCCCGGGCGTTAGTTCGGCCCATGCAGATTCGAGAAATCAGTCGTTCTAAATCTCCAACTTGATCAAGCTCTTCTCGAAGGTTATTACGGACTTCGTGATTTTTAAAAAGTACGTCTACAGCATCTAAGCGCTGTTGTATAGGTTTCAGTCGTTTCAGCGGACGCATGATCCATCGGCGAAGTAACCTCCCTCCCATGGCCGTGCAAGTGCGATCCATAATTGAGATAAGTGTACCATCAACGCCCCCTTCTTGCAAACTCGCGGTAAGCTCTAAGTTCCTTTTAGTTGCAGGGTCTAGCGACATAAATTCATTGCTCTCGTACGCATAGAGTCTTCTAAGATGACGCAAATATGCCTTTTGAGTATCTCGCATATAGTGCATCAATGAACCTGCAGCCACATGAGCGGTTTTGAGTTCTTCCACTCCAAATCCTTTCAAGGAATGGGTTTTAAAATGATCGGTTAAAATCTTGTAGCCATAGTCCCCTTCATATACCCATTCTTCGATATATGTAATGTTGAAGTGCTTCACTTCATCAGGTAGCTTATTCTTCAGCTTTGTAGTAACTAGAATCTCTGAAGGCTGAATGGATGCTAAGAAACTTGGGAGTGTTTTTTCATGAGTTTCGCTGAGACCAAATTCCCCAGTTGAGATATCCGAGAATGCAATACCAATTCTATCCTTTGCCCAATGGATAGACAGTATGTAGTTATTACGTTTGTGTTCTAATAGCTTTTCAGAAAGTGTGATACCCGGAGTGGTAATTTCGGTGATATCACGATTTACTATTTTACGGCCTGCTTTTTTGGCCTCTTCTGGACTTTCTGTTTGATCACATACCGCTACCTTATACCCTTTCTTAACCAGTTTTGGCAAATAGGTATCTAAGGAATGAAAGGGGAAGCCGGCAAGGGGTGTTTGATCACCCCCGTTGTTTCTTTTTGTGAGTGTAATCCCT harbors:
- a CDS encoding tetratricopeptide repeat-containing sensor histidine kinase, which translates into the protein MRKVLRIAFVVLLYVFISTGIMAQSVKHNASLDTSYVVNLLDELSNEINKGNIELAKQKAREAKSISIEIDFDDGIVRSELTLVDAYLTEKLLDSAETLIQHLILTHPESKYRARMHNFEAVAYNYRENNIEAINAFNQAEKYLDRVPAESRDRMGAGITMNRASSYMKIGDRISGFESYLSSLRFAEQSGDTLILIIGLNNLGDSYTNFKEFDKAVFYLERALTLVEEKELDSERLRILMNLANAKTGQEEYSEAESLYKEALELHKKVRQNIPPYQILFNMGKLYVDMGEYDQAYEYLSESLEYCVTLNIPQGIYFNQFGLGQLYFFQKDYPKAIDWLKKAYVQAEMIGSLPMIQDAREYLYESYKLNGAYNEALVVYEEFVHVNDSLKEVESNSKIAEFRSELELDRQTELNRLLEEKQHEQEARLEIQFILILAASIVIALIFILLIQSYRATRKMEELNAQLQNQKEELEQVSKTKDKLFAIISHDLRSPLSSMQGLLYLINSDHLTLSEIKDLVKNIEPTMRKNVDTMENLLAWAREQLSGVKLSIDNINIQPVVEGVIDNHSLQIEAKNIEVHQQYTVTNALADSNALRLVVRNLITNAIKFTPKGGNIFIQSIEDSEDDNMVRFSIKDTGIGIPESMRDTLFKPFSETRRGTAQEKGSGFGLSICKEFVERMNGSLTFESKENEGSTFIIKLPKSS
- the purF gene encoding amidophosphoribosyltransferase, whose translation is MSDKPREYCGIFGIFDHPEAALATYYGLHSLQHRGQESAGIVTSYYDEEKGRNIMPSYKDFGLVLNVFNKPKIMNKILKGRSAIGHNRYSTSGSSKNPANIQPFRVHYRSGNIAIGHNGNLSNAKQIRDRFRKEGVIFQSTSDTELILHLISHSIKQDQMGQIMDALHQIEGAYCLVLLTDDKLIAVRDPNGFRPLALGKKDGKFCVASETCAFDINDAEYIRDIEPGEVVVIDKEATEKGEVKSYFIEPKAGTQTSQCIFEYVYFSRPDSMIFGEMVDKIRRNLGKALAKEHPIDEVVSNMDADKKPVVISVPDSSNTAAIGYANENLKMGKECKYDIGLIRNHYVGRTFISPGQKSREQKVRTKFNPVRGVIEGRSVIIVDDSIVRGTTSRYLVDMIRACNPAEIHFLVSSPPIISPCYYGMDFPTPEELIANKFDRNVEKIAEEIGVDSLRYLSADGLVNAVKEANVSENDYCTACFTGNYPVPVNFGVEKEENELV
- a CDS encoding OsmC family protein → MPDKKASAVWNGDLKSGNGTVEVESGAFESSYTFASRFEQGEGTNPEELIGAAHAGCYSMALSNELHSAGHESNSVDTKAVVTLETVDGAPTISTIKLTAVADVPGMDESEFQKIAEATKDACPVSRALKAVNIELEASLKN
- a CDS encoding MFS transporter — encoded protein: MEKRIPSHILPVIVIAQFAGTSLWFAGNVVVPDLITELGVDQSFIGFITMAVQAGFILGTLVFAALNMADRFSPVKVFLLCALAGSLANFSCIWATGVSEVITARVLTGFFLAGIYPVGMKIAADWHVKGLGKALGYLVGALVLGTAFPHLLKFLGSDWPWKFVMAGTSILASLGGILLFLTVPNGPFRSTGGVFTPKVLFEAFKDKNFRSAAFGYFGHMWELYAFWAFIPVLLMAYIQLHSEVEWSISLYSFLIIGVGAVSCAIGGYFAYRFGSRKVALISLVVSGLCGFLIPFTFVGSPILFMLLLFIWGIFVIPDSPQFSTLVTRSSNPAYVATGLTIVNSIGFALTIVSIQIINSLWTSTQSPYIFWILVFGPIFGIVHISRYHEEN
- a CDS encoding DEAD/DEAH box helicase, with the protein product MKIKKTISKAISAIQKEIEAVRETPSNDVLMNGARESKGSHYVYVFETNNHGLRFAEEIRAKLDSKELKVTELEFKDGKIWLEFPEDCGAAIDEVYLEWENDFVLKKMEEHLMTLEDKAKEVPQLEALLKPAHSFEMKSSDQAISTDGIRNASQTEAIQKAVENNILYVWGPPGTGKTATLGFITANLLKQEKRVLFVSNTNRAVDVGLINTVQALEEIDPDFDLQQTTRFGDAALEDDRLESLLFEHQVKKKLDSKKAQAIELSTTLDQYNALQEKIDEMMVDGEEVPQSLDLQCQLLGEKVDREGGVEVLQDKIDRLLSLNERYELKKKQLVATTMAKVCTSELFFNISYDAVVVDEASMAGIPYLLLMAAKSKKHLIIAGDPMQLPPIALNNDPDARAFLEQDIFSFVSGAETTEQLFEWHDDHPDFTCFFDTQYRLRSDLAGVISSVFYDGRLKNGAIIEEQGKGSSSVALVDSSKYGPHIEQDQTERGFKPSNHVHLKLIEQSVRKLTLKYADDSIGVIVPFRSSVYTVRNHLREEGYRYVEVGTIHTFQGREKEVIIFDTVMSGELQNGSLRHYSVRPFDETKNGLSVPRLLNVAFSRSKQLLVIIADMNHVERIYGNKFLGKLLGSIKEISL